A portion of the Phycisphaerales bacterium genome contains these proteins:
- a CDS encoding RimK family alpha-L-glutamate ligase, whose protein sequence is MKLAILSTAPKCYSTRRFKQAAEKRGHKVKVLNTLRFSIDLEHGDPDLFYRGKQLGDYDAILPRIGASITYFGTAVVRQFEQLDVYTPNTANGILNSRDKLRSMQILSRHDIGIPHSCYVRDRNDVLPAIDRIGGAPVIIKLIEGTQGVGVILAESNKVAEAIIETLQGAKQNVLVQKFVAESKGKDIRALVVGDRVVAAMRRVAQGTEFRSNVHRGGRTEPVTLDAAYEEAAVRAAQIMGLRVAGVDLLESNEGPQVMEVNSSPGMEGIEGATDLDVAGSIIDYIANQVDFPEIDIRQRLTVSTGYGVAELHIPEGSEFVGKTIEASGLRERDLTVLTVNRGTAVFSNPKGSRVLESGDRLLCYGKLETMRDLVPGRKKRTKKARIGKLDKQLVEALEADK, encoded by the coding sequence GTGAAGCTCGCGATTCTCTCCACCGCACCCAAGTGCTACAGCACGCGCCGATTCAAGCAGGCCGCCGAGAAACGCGGCCACAAGGTCAAGGTGCTCAACACCCTGCGCTTTTCCATCGATCTCGAACACGGCGACCCGGACCTGTTCTACCGCGGCAAGCAACTTGGCGACTATGACGCCATCCTGCCCCGCATCGGCGCTTCGATCACCTACTTCGGCACCGCCGTCGTGCGTCAGTTCGAGCAGCTGGACGTCTACACGCCCAATACGGCCAACGGCATCCTCAACTCGCGCGATAAGCTCCGCAGCATGCAGATCCTGAGCCGCCACGACATCGGCATCCCGCACTCGTGCTACGTGCGGGACCGCAACGACGTGCTGCCCGCCATCGATCGCATCGGCGGCGCGCCGGTCATCATTAAGCTCATCGAGGGAACCCAGGGCGTGGGCGTGATCCTGGCTGAGTCCAACAAGGTCGCCGAGGCCATCATCGAGACGCTCCAGGGTGCCAAGCAGAACGTGCTGGTCCAGAAGTTCGTGGCCGAGAGCAAGGGCAAGGACATCCGCGCCCTGGTGGTCGGCGACCGCGTCGTCGCCGCGATGCGCCGCGTGGCGCAGGGCACGGAGTTTCGAAGCAACGTGCATCGCGGCGGGCGAACCGAGCCCGTCACGCTCGATGCCGCCTACGAAGAAGCGGCCGTTCGGGCGGCGCAGATCATGGGGCTCCGCGTGGCTGGCGTCGACCTGCTGGAAAGCAACGAGGGTCCGCAGGTCATGGAGGTGAACTCTTCGCCGGGCATGGAGGGCATCGAGGGCGCGACCGATCTCGACGTCGCGGGCTCGATCATCGACTACATCGCCAACCAGGTCGACTTCCCGGAAATCGACATCCGTCAGCGCCTCACCGTCAGCACGGGCTACGGCGTCGCCGAACTCCACATCCCCGAGGGTTCGGAGTTCGTCGGCAAGACCATCGAGGCCTCGGGCCTGCGAGAGCGAGACCTTACCGTGCTGACCGTCAATCGGGGGACGGCGGTGTTCTCCAATCCCAAGGGCTCACGCGTGCTCGAGTCGGGCGACCGCCTGCTCTGCTACGGCAAGCTCGAGACCATGCGAGACCTCGTCCCAGGGCGGAAGAAGCGCACGAAGAAGGCCCGCATCGGCAAGCTCGACAAGCAACTCGTCGAGGCGCTGGAGGCTGACAAGTGA
- a CDS encoding M14 family metallopeptidase, whose amino-acid sequence MTQRIGVLSWTDLDVKPGQHKEGRLVVSESYAGVDIAIPFSVWRGKADGPAVFITAAVHGDEINGTGAIRHILMNWPFTLSAGTLVLVPVVNLMGFERNSRYLPDRRDLNRSFPGSPTGSLAARLAHAVFEGLVKPCQFGIDLHTAAVRRTNFPNVRANLKDPAIAEFARAFGAELTMHGAGPDGSLRAAACDAGVPTLILEAGEVWKVEPTYVEHAVRGIRNCLIHLGMVEGEPEKPAYRIEADSSKWVRADRGGFLSFHVSPGEFIAKGDPIATNTDLLGNEQNVIEAPQAGVILGMTTIPSVAPGDPICHIAVPSRGALQKAEAAQDKLADHHLHERTREDLARNVHLSDAPDSGD is encoded by the coding sequence GTGACCCAGCGGATCGGCGTGCTCTCGTGGACGGACCTGGACGTCAAGCCCGGGCAGCACAAGGAAGGCCGGCTCGTGGTCTCCGAGAGTTACGCCGGCGTGGACATCGCCATCCCATTCAGCGTCTGGCGCGGCAAGGCCGACGGACCGGCCGTGTTCATCACGGCCGCGGTCCATGGCGATGAGATCAACGGTACCGGCGCGATCCGCCACATCCTGATGAACTGGCCCTTCACGCTCTCGGCCGGCACGCTCGTGCTCGTTCCGGTCGTCAACCTCATGGGCTTCGAGCGCAACAGCCGCTACCTGCCCGATCGTCGCGACCTCAACCGCAGCTTCCCCGGCTCGCCCACGGGCAGCCTGGCCGCCCGGCTTGCGCACGCCGTCTTTGAAGGTCTCGTCAAGCCATGCCAGTTCGGCATCGACCTGCACACGGCTGCCGTCCGCCGAACCAACTTTCCAAATGTTCGTGCGAACCTGAAAGACCCGGCCATCGCCGAGTTCGCCCGCGCCTTCGGCGCCGAATTGACCATGCACGGCGCTGGGCCGGATGGCTCGCTCCGAGCCGCGGCGTGCGATGCGGGCGTGCCCACGCTCATCCTCGAGGCCGGCGAGGTCTGGAAGGTCGAACCAACGTACGTAGAACATGCGGTGCGCGGCATCCGCAACTGCCTCATCCACCTGGGGATGGTCGAAGGCGAGCCCGAGAAGCCCGCGTACCGCATCGAGGCCGATTCATCCAAGTGGGTTCGGGCCGATCGCGGCGGCTTCCTGAGTTTCCACGTCTCTCCCGGCGAATTCATCGCCAAGGGCGACCCGATCGCCACCAATACCGATCTGCTGGGCAACGAACAGAACGTCATCGAAGCGCCGCAGGCCGGCGTCATCCTGGGCATGACCACCATCCCCAGCGTGGCGCCGGGCGATCCCATCTGTCACATTGCCGTCCCCAGCCGCGGAGCATTGCAGAAGGCAGAGGCCGCCCAGGACAAGCTGGCCGACCATCACCTCCACGAGCGAACCCGCGAAGACCTCGCGCGCAACGTTCACCTCAGCGATGCGCCCGACTCGGGCGACTGA
- a CDS encoding DUF6159 family protein, translating to MFTRMRNGWALSMASLGLLKENKKLIVFPLLSSIASLMVVASFVAPIVGTTTGRNIFMSEEQTSDAGPMLVMFLLYFCCYFVTLFFNSALVGVTMMHLDGRPYKLSDGLRIAWDRLSLILMWAVIAASVGFALKMIEQRSKLVGKIIALLLGSAWTAMTYFVVPVLIVERAPAHKAIGRSFSLVKQTWGEGLVANWANGLFVGLGVVAGFSVMFLAMMTGDPIIGGLGIVLGLAWMGLMVLVSMTLESITNAVLYVYARTGSSSDGFDDQLLDMAFAGKGGSAGIRIGNERPEAEEEPVAAKPSFGGMPATLPERPSGPSLADMRKKAAEGDAA from the coding sequence ATGTTCACACGCATGCGCAATGGCTGGGCTCTGTCGATGGCGAGCTTGGGGCTGCTCAAGGAAAACAAGAAGCTCATCGTGTTTCCCTTGCTCAGCTCGATCGCCTCGCTGATGGTCGTGGCGAGCTTCGTGGCGCCCATCGTCGGTACGACGACGGGACGGAACATCTTCATGAGCGAGGAACAGACGTCGGACGCCGGACCGATGCTGGTGATGTTCCTGCTGTACTTCTGCTGCTATTTCGTGACGCTGTTCTTCAATTCGGCGCTGGTCGGCGTCACGATGATGCACCTGGACGGGCGGCCCTACAAGCTCAGCGACGGGCTTCGGATCGCGTGGGATCGGCTCAGCTTGATACTCATGTGGGCGGTCATCGCGGCCTCGGTGGGCTTTGCACTCAAGATGATCGAGCAGCGATCGAAGCTTGTGGGCAAGATCATTGCGCTGCTTCTCGGCTCGGCGTGGACGGCGATGACGTACTTCGTCGTGCCGGTGCTGATCGTGGAGCGGGCGCCGGCCCACAAGGCCATCGGTCGCTCGTTCTCGCTCGTGAAGCAGACGTGGGGCGAGGGGCTGGTCGCCAACTGGGCCAATGGGTTGTTCGTGGGACTGGGCGTCGTGGCCGGCTTCTCGGTGATGTTCCTGGCGATGATGACTGGCGATCCGATCATCGGCGGGCTCGGCATCGTGCTGGGCCTGGCGTGGATGGGGCTGATGGTGCTGGTGTCGATGACGCTCGAGTCGATCACCAACGCCGTGCTCTACGTATACGCCCGCACGGGTAGTTCTTCCGACGGCTTCGACGATCAACTGCTCGACATGGCATTCGCGGGCAAGGGCGGCAGCGCCGGCATCCGCATCGGCAATGAACGGCCAGAGGCTGAGGAAGAGCCGGTTGCGGCCAAGCCCTCGTTCGGAGGCATGCCCGCAACCCTGCCCGAGCGACCCTCCGGACCGTCGCTTGCGGACATGCGCAAGAAGGCGGCCGAGGGCGATGCCGCCTGA